In Massilia sp. METH4, the genomic window TGGTGATGAGGCGCGGCGCGAAGTCGGACAGTTCCGTCTTCACGTGCGGCATCGCCTTCTGCATCTCGCCCAAGATATGCTGGCGGCCTTCCTTGGCCTGAGCCAGCGCGACCTGCATGATTTCCTTGGTGATGCCCTGGATCTTGATGTCCATCTGCAGCGCCGTGATGCCGTTGGCGGTGCCGGCCACCTTGAAGTCCATGTCGCCCAGGTGGTCTTCGTCACCCAGGATGTCGGACAGCACGGCGAACTTGCCGCCTTCCTTGATCAGGCCCATGGCGATGCCGGCCACGTGCGCCTTCATCGGCACGCCGGCATCCATCAGCGCCAGGCAGCCGCCGCAGACGGAAGCCATCGACGAGGAACCGTTCGATTCGGTGATCTCGGAGACCAGGCGCACGGAGTAGCTGAACTCTTCCGGCGAAGGCAGCGCGGCAACCAGGGCGCGCTTGGCCAGGCGGCCGTGACCCACTTCGCGACGCTTCGGCGTGCCCACGCGGCCCGTTTCACCGGTGGCGAACGGCGGCATGTTGTAGTGAAGCATGAAGTCGTCGGTATACTCGCCCATCAGCGCGTCGATCTTCTGGGAATCGCGAGCGGTGCCCAGCGTCGCCACGACCAGCGCCTGCGTTTCGCCGCGCGTGAACAGTGCCGAACCGTGGGTACGCGGCAGCACCGAAGTGCGGATCGCGATCGGGCGCACCGTGCGGGTGTCGCGGCCGTCAATGCGCGGCTCGCCGTTCAGGATCTGCGAACGCACGACCTTGGCTTCCATGTCGAACAGGATATTGCCCACTTCGACCGAATCCGGTGCCTCGACGCCGTTGGCCGCCGCATCGGCTGCCAGGTCGGCGATCACCTGATCGTGCATCGCGCGCAGGGCTTCCTGGCGGGACTGCTTGACCTTGATCTGGTAAGCCGCGTTGATCTTGGCTTCGGCGAACTGCGCGACCTTGGCGATCAGCGGCTCGTTCTTGGCGGGCGGGACCCATTCCATTTCCGGCTTGCCGCCTTCTTCCACCAGTTCGTGGATCGCGTCGATGACGGCCTTCATCTGCTCGTGGCCGTACACCACGCCGCCCAGCATTACTTCTTCCGACAG contains:
- the pnp gene encoding polyribonucleotide nucleotidyltransferase — translated: MFNKVTKTFQYGQHTVTLETGEIARQASGAVMVSMDDTVVLATVVARKDAKPGQDFFPLTVDYIEKTYAAGKIPGGFFKREGRPSEKETLTSRLIDRPIRPLFPEGYMNEVQVIIHVLSVNPEIDPDIASMIGASAALCVAGVPFNGPIGAARVGYANGQYILNPTTTQLKTSEMDLVVAGTETAVLMVESEAKQLSEEVMLGGVVYGHEQMKAVIDAIHELVEEGGKPEMEWVPPAKNEPLIAKVAQFAEAKINAAYQIKVKQSRQEALRAMHDQVIADLAADAAANGVEAPDSVEVGNILFDMEAKVVRSQILNGEPRIDGRDTRTVRPIAIRTSVLPRTHGSALFTRGETQALVVATLGTARDSQKIDALMGEYTDDFMLHYNMPPFATGETGRVGTPKRREVGHGRLAKRALVAALPSPEEFSYSVRLVSEITESNGSSSMASVCGGCLALMDAGVPMKAHVAGIAMGLIKEGGKFAVLSDILGDEDHLGDMDFKVAGTANGITALQMDIKIQGITKEIMQVALAQAKEGRQHILGEMQKAMPHVKTELSDFAPRLITIKINPEKIRDVIGKGGAVIRALTEETGTQIDITDEGIVTIASVDAAAGQEAKRRIEELTASVEVGKTYDGTVLKLLDFGAIVQVMPGKDGLLHISQIANERVNAVADYLKEGQQVRVKVLETDDRGRLKLSMKAAAEEGAAAK